The following proteins are encoded in a genomic region of Burkholderia pyrrocinia:
- a CDS encoding FKBP-type peptidyl-prolyl cis-trans isomerase — MKIAKNTVVSVTYKLSDAQGNLIEESDEPMVYLHGGYDGTFPKIEEQLDGQEPGYQAQIQLEPQDAFGDYDPELVKVEPRDRFPEPLEVGMQFEGTPEDGDEEVDSLVYTVTDVAEDKVVLDGNHPLAGMALRFALTVKDVREATEDEIEHEHAHGAEGLEIVDEDEDEDGEAPSGRTLH, encoded by the coding sequence ATGAAAATCGCAAAAAACACCGTCGTGTCGGTCACTTACAAGCTGTCGGATGCACAGGGCAATCTGATCGAGGAAAGCGACGAGCCGATGGTCTATCTGCACGGCGGCTATGATGGCACGTTCCCCAAGATCGAGGAACAGCTCGACGGCCAGGAGCCGGGTTACCAGGCGCAGATTCAGCTCGAGCCGCAGGACGCGTTCGGCGACTACGATCCCGAACTCGTGAAGGTCGAGCCGCGCGATCGTTTCCCCGAGCCGCTCGAAGTGGGCATGCAGTTCGAAGGCACGCCGGAAGACGGCGACGAGGAAGTCGATTCGCTGGTCTATACGGTCACCGACGTCGCCGAAGACAAGGTCGTGCTCGACGGCAATCACCCGCTGGCAGGCATGGCGCTGCGTTTCGCACTCACCGTGAAGGACGTGCGCGAAGCAACCGAAGACGAAATCGAGCATGAGCACGCGCATGGCGCGGAAGGGCTTGAAATCGTCGACGAGGACGAAGACGAGGACGGCGAAGCGCCGTCAGGGCGCACCCTGCACTGA
- a CDS encoding cupin domain-containing protein gives MRNRSQAEPRDAAAAPLGAPPSDLPTPLLGGLTPAQFMRGYWQKKPLLIRQAIPGVASPVTRDALFELAADYDAESRLITHFRNKWQLAHGPFEPGSLPAVTRKSWTLLVQGLDLHVDAARALLDRFRFIPDARLDDLMISYATDGGGVGPHFDSYDVFLLQVEGRRRWRVGAQKDLSLQPDVPLKILENFEPSDEWVLEPGDMLYLPPHVAHDGVAEGECMTCSIGFRAPSAGELGAQFLYYLAERGGLRDGRGDDLYRDPKQPAVDTPAQLPPAMVERVAEIVDAIRWRKRDVAEFLGCYLSEPKPNVVFDPPARPLSEAAFVTQASRRGVCLDRRAALMYNARSYFINGEEGPLEQASEWLPELANQRQMEAKRFVTLSRAPSMTALLHEWYRAGWIRVGGRN, from the coding sequence ATGCGCAACCGGTCTCAAGCCGAACCGCGGGATGCCGCTGCCGCCCCGCTCGGCGCGCCGCCCTCCGATCTTCCCACACCGCTGCTCGGCGGTCTCACGCCGGCGCAATTCATGCGCGGCTACTGGCAGAAGAAGCCGCTCCTGATCCGCCAGGCGATTCCCGGCGTCGCGTCGCCGGTCACGCGCGACGCATTGTTCGAGCTGGCAGCGGACTATGACGCGGAATCGCGACTGATCACCCATTTTCGTAACAAGTGGCAACTGGCGCACGGTCCGTTCGAGCCCGGCTCGCTGCCTGCCGTCACGCGCAAGTCCTGGACCCTGCTCGTGCAGGGGCTCGACCTGCACGTCGATGCGGCACGCGCCTTGCTCGACCGCTTCCGCTTCATCCCCGACGCGCGCCTGGACGACCTGATGATCTCGTATGCGACGGACGGCGGCGGCGTCGGCCCGCATTTCGACTCGTATGACGTATTCCTGCTGCAGGTCGAAGGCCGGCGTCGCTGGCGCGTCGGTGCGCAGAAGGACCTGTCGCTGCAGCCGGACGTGCCGCTGAAGATCCTCGAAAACTTCGAGCCGAGCGACGAATGGGTGCTGGAGCCCGGCGACATGCTGTACCTGCCGCCGCACGTCGCGCACGACGGCGTCGCCGAAGGCGAATGCATGACCTGCTCGATCGGCTTCCGGGCCCCGTCCGCCGGCGAACTGGGCGCCCAGTTCCTGTACTATCTCGCGGAGCGCGGCGGCCTGCGCGACGGGCGCGGCGACGACCTCTACCGCGATCCGAAGCAGCCGGCCGTCGACACGCCCGCGCAACTGCCTCCGGCGATGGTCGAGCGCGTCGCCGAGATCGTCGACGCAATCCGCTGGCGCAAGCGCGACGTCGCCGAATTCCTCGGCTGCTACCTGAGCGAGCCCAAGCCGAACGTCGTATTCGACCCGCCCGCACGCCCGCTGTCCGAGGCCGCATTCGTCACGCAAGCGTCACGCCGCGGCGTGTGTCTCGACAGAAGGGCCGCATTGATGTATAACGCGCGCTCGTACTTCATTAATGGCGAAGAAGGACCACTCGAGCAGGCCAGTGAATGGCTGCCCGAACTGGCCAATCAACGCCAGATGGAGGCGAAACGGTTTGTAACACTATCCCGGGCTCCCTCAATGACAGCCTTGTTGCACGAGTGGTATCGTGCGGGCTGGATACGGGTCGGAGGCCGGAATTAG
- a CDS encoding MBL fold metallo-hydrolase codes for MRFASLGSGSEGNALVVEASSGTTTTRVLLDCGFSAKEVERRLGRLNLGIGDLDAILITHEHSDHVGSALTLARRASLPLYMSWGTARAVGADEADVDLHVLWGDETAAIRDLAVMPYTVPHDAREPLQFVFMDGCRRLGVLTDVGMSTPHITAVLSGCDALVLESNHDTAMLAASRYPQSLKARIGGNHGHLSNDAAADILASLERSRLQHLVAAHLSQQNNLPELARQGFAGVLGTSGDDVIVATQDAGFDWLMLG; via the coding sequence GTGCGTTTCGCCAGCCTCGGAAGCGGCAGCGAAGGCAACGCGCTGGTCGTCGAGGCCTCGAGCGGCACGACGACCACCCGCGTGCTGCTCGACTGCGGCTTTTCTGCCAAGGAGGTCGAGCGCCGGCTCGGCCGACTGAATCTCGGCATCGGTGATCTCGATGCGATCCTCATCACCCATGAACACAGCGACCACGTCGGCAGTGCGCTGACGCTCGCCCGCCGCGCGTCGCTGCCGCTCTACATGAGCTGGGGCACCGCGCGCGCGGTAGGCGCGGACGAGGCCGATGTCGATCTCCACGTGCTGTGGGGCGACGAGACGGCCGCGATACGCGATCTGGCCGTGATGCCCTATACGGTCCCTCACGATGCGCGGGAGCCGCTCCAGTTCGTCTTTATGGACGGCTGCCGCCGGCTCGGCGTGCTGACGGACGTCGGGATGTCCACGCCGCACATCACGGCCGTCCTGAGCGGTTGTGACGCACTGGTGCTCGAATCCAACCACGACACCGCGATGCTGGCCGCGAGCCGCTATCCGCAGTCGCTGAAGGCGCGGATCGGCGGCAACCACGGCCACCTGAGCAACGACGCGGCGGCCGACATCCTCGCGTCGCTTGAACGCAGCCGCCTCCAGCATCTGGTCGCGGCACACTTGAGCCAGCAGAACAACCTGCCGGAACTGGCCCGCCAGGGATTTGCCGGCGTACTGGGGACTAGCGGGGACGACGTGATCGTGGCCACGCAGGACGCGGGGTTCGACTGGCTGATGCTCGGATGA
- the bamC gene encoding outer membrane protein assembly factor BamC, with protein sequence MKRFAFSSRAIQMSVMALALGALAGCDTLNDYLAPDRVNYKNTGSAPPLAVPSDLKPVPTTQQFIAPPTNAGLGTLPPRVATQAGNATDGIPSAQDPLGMHIERDGDRRWLVVDGRTPEQLWPILKEFWQENGFSLKTDAPSTGIMATDWAENRANIPDDWFRRTIGKVIDFAYSSGTRDRFRTLVNRTSDGNTDISITHSAMEEMMVGPQGGTSSRWEERPRNPVLEAVFLSKLMQKFGLTDAQAKQLLTDAHSATAPTQVSDTSSGAATLQLAESFDRAWLRVGLALDRTNFTVDNRDREKGVYTVRYANSMEELKRDGLFGKLFYGGPQAAKPGREFLVNVRAQGGGTQVAVVGANGQVDNSSDAQRIISLLHAQLN encoded by the coding sequence TTTTCTTCTCGCGCCATCCAGATGTCGGTGATGGCGCTGGCGCTGGGCGCGCTCGCCGGCTGCGATACGCTGAACGACTATCTGGCTCCCGACCGGGTCAACTACAAGAACACCGGTTCGGCGCCGCCGCTCGCGGTGCCGAGCGACCTGAAGCCGGTGCCGACGACCCAGCAGTTCATCGCGCCGCCGACCAACGCCGGGCTCGGCACGCTGCCGCCGCGGGTCGCGACGCAGGCCGGTAATGCGACCGACGGCATCCCGAGCGCGCAGGATCCGCTCGGCATGCACATCGAGCGCGACGGCGATCGCCGCTGGCTCGTCGTCGATGGCCGGACGCCCGAGCAGCTGTGGCCGATCCTGAAGGAGTTCTGGCAGGAGAACGGCTTCTCGCTGAAGACCGATGCGCCGTCGACGGGCATCATGGCAACCGACTGGGCCGAAAACCGCGCGAACATTCCCGACGACTGGTTCCGCCGCACGATCGGCAAGGTCATCGATTTCGCCTACTCGTCCGGCACGCGCGACCGCTTCCGTACGCTCGTGAACCGCACGTCGGACGGCAACACCGACATCTCGATCACGCACAGCGCGATGGAAGAAATGATGGTCGGCCCGCAGGGCGGCACGTCGTCGCGCTGGGAAGAGCGTCCGCGCAATCCGGTGCTCGAAGCCGTATTCCTGTCGAAGCTGATGCAGAAGTTCGGCCTGACCGACGCGCAGGCGAAGCAGTTGCTGACCGATGCGCATTCCGCGACGGCACCGACGCAGGTCAGCGACACGAGCAGCGGCGCAGCGACGCTGCAGCTGGCGGAGTCGTTCGACCGCGCGTGGCTGCGCGTGGGTCTTGCGCTCGATCGTACCAACTTCACGGTCGACAATCGCGACCGCGAGAAGGGCGTGTACACCGTGCGCTATGCGAATTCGATGGAAGAGCTCAAGCGTGACGGCCTGTTCGGCAAGCTGTTCTACGGTGGTCCGCAGGCCGCGAAGCCGGGCAGGGAATTCCTGGTCAACGTGCGCGCGCAAGGCGGCGGCACGCAGGTCGCGGTGGTCGGCGCAAACGGCCAGGTCGACAACTCGTCGGACGCACAGCGGATCATTTCGCTGCTCCACGCGCAGCTGAACTGA